The genomic region CACCAAGCGCTTGGCCAGCGCCGGGTAGTTCTCGTCGAAGTGGTGGCCGCCTGGCAGTTTCACCGCCTCGCCGACTGCCGTCTTGTCGGTGCAGCCACTTTCATCGGTCTCTTCTTCACCGTAGATGCACACGACCTTGGCCGGTGGCAGCTTGGCCATTTCCGGGCCGGTCGCGGCTTCTTTGCCGGCGTTGCCGAGCCAGCCTTCGACTTCGATTTCGAAGCTGCCGGTGCGGGCGAAGGCGAGCAGGATGATTGCGTCTACGCGTTGCTGCTCGGTGTCCGGCAGGCGGTTGTAGATCGCTGGCAATACGTCAGCACCGAACGAGTAACCGGTCAGGATGAAGCGTTTGGTGCCCCATTTCTGCCGGTAGTGCTGCATCAGTTCGGTCAGGTCCAGCGCGCTCTGCTCCGGGCTCTTGTGCTGCCAGTAGTAGCGCAGGGTGTCGATGCCGACGACCGGGTAGCCGATCTTGGCCATTTCCCCGGCGACGTCGCGGTCGAGGTCGCGCCAGCCGCCGTCACCGGAGAGGAACAGGGTCACGGTGTCCTTGGCTTGACCGGCCGGCACTTCAACCACCGGGATCGCCAGACCGCCGTTGGCCTTGTCGCCACCAACGAGGATTTTGCGCAGTTCGTTGTTCAGCACTTGCGGCAGGTTGATGTCGTAGTCGCTGATGCTGGTTTCGGCGTTCGGTTGGTCGCGTACGAAACCTGCGCTGGCGTCGTCCGGGTTATCGTTCCACGCCACCAGCCAGTGGCCGTGGGCGGCGGATTTCGGCAACAGGTGAGTGCAGCCGGGTTTTTCCAGCGCCAGGTCCACGGAAATCGCTTGGGCCTTGTCGTCCTTTTGCTCGGACAACCAACGCCAGGCCAGTACCGCGCCGGGGCCGATACCGCTGACCAGCGTAGCCGGGCCGTTCAGTTCGCGCAGACCGGTTTGCAGGGCGCGGCTTTGCAGCAGGCAGTCCTTGGGCAGAATCACCT from Pseudomonas tensinigenes harbors:
- a CDS encoding virulence factor family protein; the encoded protein is MIQRSLKYILAALIVLAVIAGGGFWYLKRPAPEPTLEPVTAADGTVLTRVIPGTKPKAQVLVAVNDDQKLSEKQLTTLSRSASAQIVQVILPKDCLLQSRALQTGLRELNGPATLVSGIGPGAVLAWRWLSEQKDDKAQAISVDLALEKPGCTHLLPKSAAHGHWLVAWNDNPDDASAGFVRDQPNAETSISDYDINLPQVLNNELRKILVGGDKANGGLAIPVVEVPAGQAKDTVTLFLSGDGGWRDLDRDVAGEMAKIGYPVVGIDTLRYYWQHKSPEQSALDLTELMQHYRQKWGTKRFILTGYSFGADVLPAIYNRLPDTEQQRVDAIILLAFARTGSFEIEVEGWLGNAGKEAATGPEMAKLPPAKVVCIYGEEETDESGCTDKTAVGEAVKLPGGHHFDENYPALAKRLVDLIEKRQSKDSVAEE